One window of the Brevundimonas goettingensis genome contains the following:
- a CDS encoding methyltransferase → MIAAIGSRPPADAALLDLLAALKAVRYAFVTPTPATHALVRQRSAAADADILRDVFGWCRPFRLDQLPGTFATLMRTAGVLVEDGGGYRSTVRVSTLADRSFLHSAPTRDNDAVFLGPDSYRFTRFLTSALRRGGSVSRALDLGTGAGAGALTLKAILPDSEVHASDINPAALRFAALNAAAAGLDIRFQQACGLPAAPAMFDLIISNPPYIAGDAGKTYRDGGDDYGTALALDWVRSSVGRLASGGRFILYTGAPVVAGRDIVRDNLTVLSAEQNLRLEYEELDPDVFGSSLRLEAYQSVERIAAVGAILTEP, encoded by the coding sequence ATGATCGCCGCGATCGGGTCCCGGCCGCCGGCTGACGCGGCCCTGCTCGACCTTCTCGCCGCCCTCAAGGCCGTCCGGTACGCCTTTGTCACCCCGACGCCCGCCACCCACGCCCTGGTCCGCCAGCGCTCGGCGGCGGCGGACGCGGATATTTTGCGTGACGTGTTCGGCTGGTGCCGCCCGTTCCGGCTGGATCAGCTTCCTGGGACGTTTGCGACACTGATGCGCACCGCCGGCGTGCTGGTCGAAGACGGAGGCGGGTATCGCAGTACGGTTCGGGTCAGCACCCTGGCGGATAGATCGTTTCTTCACTCGGCACCGACCCGGGACAACGACGCAGTTTTTCTCGGTCCTGACAGCTACCGGTTCACACGGTTCCTGACATCCGCTCTCCGCAGGGGCGGGAGCGTCTCTCGGGCGCTCGACCTGGGAACCGGCGCAGGGGCGGGAGCCCTGACCCTCAAGGCCATTCTCCCCGACAGCGAGGTCCATGCATCGGATATCAACCCCGCAGCGCTACGGTTCGCCGCACTGAACGCCGCCGCAGCCGGGCTCGACATTCGCTTTCAGCAGGCCTGTGGACTGCCGGCGGCGCCGGCCATGTTCGATCTCATCATCTCCAACCCGCCCTATATCGCGGGCGACGCGGGAAAAACCTATCGGGACGGCGGCGATGACTATGGAACGGCCCTGGCGTTAGACTGGGTGCGTTCGAGCGTCGGACGACTGGCGTCCGGCGGCCGATTTATTCTCTACACGGGCGCGCCTGTCGTCGCCGGGCGCGACATCGTGCGCGACAACCTGACGGTGCTCAGCGCCGAACAGAATCTGCGCCTGGAATACGAGGAACTCGACCCGGATGTCTTCGGCTCGAGCCTTCGGCTGGAAGCCTATCAGTCGGTCGAACGGATCGCCGCGGTGGGCGCGATTCTGACGGAACCCTAG